GCCGAAAATCACATTCCACAAGAGATTGATATCTTCACACTAAAAACTGTAAGAAATTGGAATGTCAATGAAGCCTGGGATCGTCCTTTTACCAGTCATCCAAAGGTTTTTCTTTGTATGCATATCACCAAATCAGTATAGTTTTAGCACTTTAAATTGTATTCTCGCTCTCAAATTCTTTGATGTTCTATCACAGAAGGCTCCAGGTACGGGTGAGCTAGTAACGTTAGGGGTTTCACCAACCAAACCTTTTGCCGTTGCTGGAATTATTTCTGGTATGCTTTGAACTGTAAAAGTAAAGAAACAAAGTGTATTAATTACTTGCTTGCAGTAGTGAGTAAGTAGTATAGTATCTGAGATTTAAGTAcatgtttcttttcttctcctttctcaGCTGATGGAGAGAAATTGGTTCAAAAAGTTGACCTCCAACTAAATAGGTGCACTCTTTGTCATGAAATTGGTGTTACAAAGAGGTATTGCTGACTATTTTGCTGACTCGGAcctaatttttatgtaaaatctgcatcataaaatatgaatttttgtgGGTTTGTGTTTTTCATCAGGTACATTGTGATCATGGATTTTCCTCTAACCGTTGATCTAAACAGACTTCTTAGAGGAGGCCAGTGAGTGCATATCCTTTGTATGAGAGATCATACCTTCAATTTATCTACAACAAAgttatacaaaaacaaaatcctTAACTCATATCTCTTATCTGCGTGTAGATTAATAAAGTATAATAAGGAGGAATACGCAAGGATTGGGATACTGCCACGCTATGGTGATGCCAACTCAATCAAATGGTTTGAGGTGGAACCTAATTGCACTTTCCACATTATCAACTCTTATGAGGAGGGACACGAGGCAAGTTGCGTAGTAGCAATAACGTTATAGTACTATATAAGATTTCTAATAACGTAATGTGTAACAAAACATGGACTAAAACAAATTATCAAAAGGGGCAtgaaaaaattttgaaaatataaatgaacAGGTTGTAGTGAGGGGTTGCTCATCTCTGGATTCGCTAATTCCTGGACCTAACCTAAGTTTGAAGGAATACGAGGGGTTATCACGCTGTCACGAGTGGCGATTGAATATGCACTCAGGAGAAGTTAAGGAGAAAGATATCTGTGGAGGCAAAGTAGTTTATATGGATTTTCCTGTGATCAATGGAAACTTCATAGGAATGAGGAATAGATATGCATATACCCAATTAGTCGATCCAATTGCAAGCTCTAATCAAGGTAACATTGCtgaagattttcttttctttttttcccctCGAGAATTTTAAATACCTTccatattttttacataaacgTTCTACAACATGACTATGTCATTGGGTTATTTAGGAGCGCCAAAATATGGAGGTTTAGCAAAGCTCTACTTTGAAGAATCATGCAAGGTAAGAGAATGCTTGCACAGTAAGTTTTACTGATAGCAATTTCATAGCTTGGACTTTGTGAATCAGGGAGACAAAGAGAAAGCAGAAGAGGCTGTAAGAGTGGAGTACCATATGTTTGAGAAGAAGACATTTTGCAGTGGGGCTGCCTTTGTCCCCATAGAAGGGGGTCTTGAAGAAGATGACGGTTGGATCATAGCTTTTGTTCACAATGAAGATACTAACATATCTGAAGTGGGTTGATATTACTCACTTGCCTATGATGGATATCTTGCTCAGTATTACACATACACTAATCTCCTGTTATCCACTTTTCTTTCAGGTTCATATAATCGACGCAAAGAAGTTTTCTGGTGAAGTGGTTACTAAAATTACAATGCCTCGCAGAGTACCATATGGGTTTCATGGAGCTTTCATGCAAATTTCTTTTCAGGCACAGGAGCACAACAGTGTTTATCACCAACAAACGCCTTAAAAAACTTGTATGGCTGGGTACATACAGGTTATTGTGCAGAAATGATGTGTGcatattaattgttaaaatcaaattatcGAATGATTGTTTATAATACAGAGGGTGTCAAAATATGAATTTTGCTTTTTCGAAGAAGCATTTGTAGACCGTGACAACCTTATCATGTTCTTGGTGAATGACTACCTTCTGTTGATGTTTCTtaacctgaaaaaaaaaacgaatttTATGAAGCTTTCAATCTTTCTTTTCCATCACAATCTTTCTAGGCTACATCCACTTTATAAGCCTTTCACCAACCGATATTTGAAAGCATTAAGTTTAGTGATATTTAAGGTTGATATGCCTTAACGACATATATTGCTACAGTATAGTTATCCTTTAAACACTGATATGCTTTTGCACAGATTCATTTGTGATATGTTTTTTAAAGCATCAGTGATTCTTTTGGATCTGAATGACTCAGATTCTTGAACCTTCCAAATAATCACTTTGCTATACTTACAGCAtccaatttcaaaataacttaaattatcCAAAAAGTAATTAATGAGTGCCGGTTAATGTACTCTCAAAATCATAATGTCAGATTATTCgctaaaataaactaaaatttaccAAAGTTTATATATGTTACTGGGATTTTTAAAGTAGTTGTATCTTGCTGCAGTATCATGATCTTATTGATTTATATAGGCTAAATATATTCTACCTTATTTATGTAATGCCTTTTTGGAAATATGCTTTCAATCTGCAATATTATATAATACTGCCCAACCCAAAATTAAGGACAGAATATACATCAAAAGTTTAAATACTATTAGAGAGTAATGGTTATGATATATGTAATTActattcttcccaaatgaatcTATATTCTTATAGCGGCTACATACTTGCATATGTAATTACACATGTGAAGTCAAGTTggtgaattttaaaattatatattaactgtttaataaaacataaaatagaaTAACTTATAAACATAAAAGAACATTAtgtgtaacttttttttttctggaattACAGATATCTGAATATTAAATTAACCgttcaattatatttaaatcgagggtaattattatatttcaacCCATGccatataaatttatatacatgtttaaacaaaatgtttcaataatttttttatcaaagctATTTCATTCTAGTAATcaactacataaaaaaaaatcaaaatatgaaTGCATTATGCCATATTAATTATAAGAGGGACTTAGcgcatttaattaattttaaaaaatataatatcactTTGATAACCAAGTgttattaacatttatttatttaattgctATTTTAGCATCTATAGCAAGATTCTTTACTGAGGGCAAAAACAAGTGGAATATATGATTGTACGAAAGAGTAGTAAAATATAGAAGGTGACATTGTATTGTATGTTAACTCAACTACGTTGACGTTGATGGAAAACAACTTCAGAGCCAAACAATGGCTTGtttgtttttcctctttatAGATGTAGCGGGCACTCCAACTTCAAGTTGTCGAAAAAGTAGGACTGAAAGAAGAAATACAAGCCAAAAGATAATATGAAAAagacaaacatttttttttctttctgacaaaaacatattttcaaataataaaggATAGAATAGGGTACACATAGTATCTATTTACTGctcagaaaaaaaattcatctgTTACCTTTGAACAGTATTAAATATCCAATATtcgattttaaaaaaattcatctattatttatcaatagtaataaatatatgcaaatatttaaaaaaatatattttataaatttataaaattaaattataaaaaatatataaaatttaatataaattaaaatttaattttagttaaatttaacttaataaaatataaattaattttaattttaatttaataaaatttaaattaaatttttattttaatttgaatactCCTAGGTAGGAACAATGTGATACCCACACTTAATCtgtttataaataaacattaaaatactCATTATTCATTATTTGTGAATACCAATTAT
This Vigna angularis cultivar LongXiaoDou No.4 chromosome 4, ASM1680809v1, whole genome shotgun sequence DNA region includes the following protein-coding sequences:
- the LOC108321789 gene encoding carotenoid 9,10(9',10')-cleavage dioxygenase 1 translates to MATSYKPFISNCFIQRRPSHVSQKSHHFNLPPFPAFKPLKKILPGLPLLIDVQKTMTDAAAKLLEAFVDSFFEFVDQPLLPSQSNFAPVEELGEAILVTSIQGSIPDDFPEGVYIRNGPNPVFGGLKSTNSIFGRSSHIWVEGEGMLHAIYFKRSSQGSWKVLYNNKHVETDTYKIEKQLSKPSFLPAIEGDSLAILSAYLLNWLRFGKVNKYISNTNVFEHSGKFYSVAENHIPQEIDIFTLKTVRNWNVNEAWDRPFTSHPKKAPGTGELVTLGVSPTKPFAVAGIISADGEKLVQKVDLQLNRCTLCHEIGVTKRYIVIMDFPLTVDLNRLLRGGQLIKYNKEEYARIGILPRYGDANSIKWFEVEPNCTFHIINSYEEGHEVVVRGCSSLDSLIPGPNLSLKEYEGLSRCHEWRLNMHSGEVKEKDICGGKVVYMDFPVINGNFIGMRNRYAYTQLVDPIASSNQGAPKYGGLAKLYFEESCKGDKEKAEEAVRVEYHMFEKKTFCSGAAFVPIEGGLEEDDGWIIAFVHNEDTNISEVHIIDAKKFSGEVVTKITMPRRVPYGFHGAFMQISFQAQEHNSVYHQQTP